A genomic segment from Excalfactoria chinensis isolate bCotChi1 chromosome 15, bCotChi1.hap2, whole genome shotgun sequence encodes:
- the SLC52A3 gene encoding solute carrier family 52, riboflavin transporter, member 3 has translation MALLTHLLACVFGTGSWVAINGLWVELPLLVTVLPEQWDLPSYITIIIQMANVGPLFVTLMHRFWPGSLKEVVVIYVVVSVGIVACLLLAFLWDYTSPIAGTTRSTAFLILTFFLALVDCTSSVTFLPFMMQLQAQYLTTFFVGEGLSGLIPALIALGQGSGISSCANVSHLVNITSDNQTVEDTIFQMETRYLPARFSTFIFFLLMTAMMVACLVAFFFLTRQPKVWELSQQQLCPSTIILNSFDQILEDGGGTGRGEGYSCPKSTKRPMETHPEKVSYSVAKLAFIYLLITWVSSLTNGVLPSVQSYSCLPYGNTAYHLSATLSSMANPLACIVAMVLPSRSLVLLGTLSLAGTGFGAYNMAIAVMSPCPLLQHSQWGDAIIILSWVLFTGTLSYVKVMAGVILRSRSHSALVWYGALEQLGSLLGALLMFPLVNIYGFFQSADYCSLPCPL, from the exons actgtgctgcCAGAGCAGTGGGACCTGCCCTCCTacatcaccatcatcatccAGATGGCCAACGTGGGGCCGCTCTTCGTCACCCTCATGCACCGCTTCTGGCCCGGCTCGCTGAAGGAGGTGGTGGTTATCTATGTGGTTGTGTCTGTGGGCATCGTGGCCTGCTTGCTGCTGGCCTTCCTCTGGGACTACACATCCCCCATCGCAGGGACCACCCGCAGCACTGCATTCCTGATCCTCACCTTCTTCTTGGCCCTGGTTGACTGCACTTCCTCCGTCACCTTCCTGCCCTTCATGATGCAGCTGCAGGCCCAATACCTCACCACCTTCTTCGTAGGTGAAGGACTCAGCGGGTTGATCCCTGCTCTCATTGCCCTGGGCCAGGGCTCCGGCATCTCCAGCTGTGCCAATGTCAGCCATTTGGTCAATATCACCTCTGACAACCAGACCGTGGAGGACACTATCTTCCAGATGGAGACCCGCTACCTCCCAGCCCGCTTCTCTACcttcatcttcttcctcctcatgACTGCGATGATGGTGGCCTGCTTGGtggctttcttcttcctgaccAGGCAGCCCAAGGTATGGgagctctcccagcagcagttGTGTCCCAGCACCATCATACTGAACTCCTTTGACCAGATCCTTGAGGATGGCGGTGGCACGGGACGAGGCGAAGGCTACTCATGCCCAAAGAGCACCAAGCGGCCCATGGAGACCCACCCGGAGAAGGTCTCCTATTCTGTGGCCAAGCTTGCCTTCATCTACCTCCTTATCACTTGGGTGAGCTCTCTGACAAATGGGGTCCTGCCATCTGTGCAGTCCTACTCTTGCCTGCCATATGGCAACACCGCGTATCACCTCTCGGCCACGCTCAGCTCCATGGCCAACCCTCTCGCCTGCATCGTGGCCATGGTCCTGCCCAGCAG GTCCCTGGTCCTACTGGGCACCCTCAGCCTTGCAGGCACAGGCTTCGGCGCCTACAACATGGCCATAGCAGTGATGAGCCCGTGTCCCCTCCTACAGCATTCCCAGTGGGGTGACGCCATCATC ATCCTCTCTTGGGTGCTCTTCACCGGAACGCTCTCCTACGTGAAGGTGATGGCCGGGGTCATCCTTCGGAGCCGCAGTCACAGTGCACTGGTGTGGTACGGGGCACTGGAGCAGCTGGGATCCCTGCTGGGTGCCCTGCTCATGTTCCCCCTCGTCAACATTTATGGCTTCTTCCAATCTGCCGACTACTGCAGCTTGCCGTGCCCGCTATGA